The nucleotide sequence GTAAACAATTTCCGCAAACGGCAGCTCATAGGTCACGACAACGCGGTTGGTTGCCAGATAGTGCAGGTTTTTTTGCGTGCCGCGCTTTTCTTCGCACAGTTTCATGACATTGCCCACGTAGTCGTTGGGCACGTGGATGTCCATGGTTACGTATGGCTCGTACAGCTCCCGTACCTTGGTGGGGTCTGGCAGGTGGCTGGGGTTGTCGATGTCCATGCTTTTGCCGTCGTTGGTGTCCACCTTGTAGACCACCGAAGGCGCGGTGGCGATGAGGCTGACCTCAAATTCGCGTTCCAGCCGCTCCTGAATGATCTCCATATGCAGCAGGCCCAAAAAGCCGCAGCGAAAGCCAAAACCCAGGGCCTGCGAGGTTTCCGGCTCAAATGAAAAGGCCGCGTCGTTGAGCTGCAGCTTTTCCAGAGCGGTTTTGAGGTTCTCGTACTCGTCGGATTCCGTGGGGTACAGACCGCAAAAAACCATGGGCTTCACTTCGGTAAAGCCGGGCACGGGCGATGAGGCCGGGTTGTCTGCAAGGGTGATGGTGTCGCCCACGCGGGCGTCGCCCAGATCCTTGATGGAGCCGCACATAAAGCCCACCTCGCCCGTATGCAGCGCGTCGACGTCTGTGGCCTCGGGCGAAAAAACGCCCAGCCGCAGCACTTCATATTCCTTGCCCGTGCTCATGAGACGCACGATCTCGTTAAGCTTGATGGCCCCGTCCATAACACGGAAAAGAATCACCACGCCCTGATAGCTGTCGTACCAGGAGTCGAAAATAAGCGCCTTGAGCGGAGCTTTTTCGTCGCCGTGGGGCGCTGGCAGGCGGTGCACAATGGCTTCTAGCACCGCGTCCACGCCCATGCCGGTTTTGGCGGAGACGGGCAAGGCTCCTGCGCAGTCGAGACCGATGCTTTCTTCAATCTCGGCCTTGACGCGGTCCACTTCGGCGCTGGGCAGGTCGATCTTGTTGAGCACGGGGACGATTTCGTGGTCATGGTCAAGAGCGAGATACACGTTGGCCAGTGTCTGCGCCTCGACGCCCTGCGTGGCGTCTACCACCAGCAGCGCGCCTTCGCAGGCTGCCAGAGAGCGCGAGACTTCATAGTTGAAGTCCACATGGCCGGGCGTATCGATGAGGTTAAGCTCGTACACCTGCCCGTTTTGTGCGGTGTAGGGAATGCGCACTGTCTGGGCCTTGATGGTGATGCCGCGCTCCCGTTCCAGATCCATTTTGTCTAGGTACTGCTGACGCGCCTCCCGCTTGCTGACAACCTGGGTCAGCTCAAGAATGCGGTCGGCCAGGGTGGATTTGCCATGGTCGATGTGGGCGATAATGCAAAAATTGCGGATATTTTCCTGCTTGGGCATGGTCATGTCCTGGAAAACCGGATGGGGTTGGCGGCTGTTTTCCGCGTTGAACCTGAATCAATATCCAAGATTCGCGCGGAAGTCTATTTGCTGTTGGGTGGAACCCGTGCAGCTACCTGTCGGTGGTAATGGGCAAGGAGCAGAGAAAAAACAGATCGAACGTAATTTTCTTTTTGCGTATTTCAGTATAGCTTGGATCTTTGGTAGAAACTTCTATTGATGATCTGTTGTCTTTACGTTGGTGAAAAACAGATGCCGGTGTGGATATGCTATTTGCTGGAATAAAAAATACAAGTAGTTTATTATTACTATCGCTAAGAACAATAAAGAGGTCTTGCAAAAATTTTTTATTGTCAGGCGTCATCCACCAAACAGATTTACCCCTGTTTACATTAGCAAAAACTGTATTTTTAGGCGTGATTGCTAGCTCCAGGGAATGGGTCATGAGAAAACTGACGGCCCATTTTCTGTCTACATTCCCGTTCATTGGAACCTCCGCAAGAAATAAGCAAAGCCGCAACAGCGCGGAAGCATTCCACGCGGCTGCGGCTCCACAAATCTGAAAATTGGTAGCTCAGCGAAGCTGGGCCAGCTGCAAACGCACAAGAGCGCGTTGCAGAGCGGCTTCAGCGCGGGTGATGTCCACCTTTTCGTCATGACTGGTAATGCGCTTTTCGGCGCGTTCCTTGGCAGCCATGGCACGGGCGGTGTCAATGCTGTCCGCCAGCTCTGCCGATTCGGCAAGCACGGTGAGCACATCGTTGTTCACATCGGCGAAACCGCCAGAGATGAAAACATGCTCATCCTTGCCGCCGGCGCGGTAGCGCAGGCCACCGATCTTCAGGGCGGAAAGCAGGGAAACGTGCTTGGGCAGCACGCCGAATTCGCCCTCAATGCCAGGGCAGACGGCCATTTCCACTTCGCCGCTTACCACGGTTTTGTCCGGCGTAACCACTTCAAGTTGCAGCGTGCCCATAGGTACTCCTTCGCTCCTGATATACGCAGATGGCCAGGTTTGGGTCGCGCCTGACCGGCGCGACCCATAACCTCAAAGCGTTGCGGTTAACGCCTTACTTTTCTTCCTGCAGCTTGCGCTGCTCGTACTTGGCAACGGCCTGTTCAATGCCGCCCAGCATGTAGAAGTCGCCTTCCGCCATGTGGTCGTATTCGCCGTCCAGGATGCCCTTGAAGCCCTTGATGGTGTCTTCAAGCTTCACATACTGGCCAGGGGTGCCGGTGAAGGTTTCGGCCACATGGAAGGGCTGCGAGAGGAAGCGCTGAATGCGGCGCGCGCGCGACACGGTCAGCTTGTCTTCGTCAGACAGTTCGTCCATACCGAGGATGGCGATGATGTCCTGCAGTTCTTTGTACTTCTGCAGCACCATCTGCACACGACGGGCCACCAGGTAGTGATCTTCGCCCACAACGTTGGGGTCGAGGATGCGCGAGGTGGAGTCGAGCGGGTCCACGGCGGGGTAAATGCCCAGTTCCGCGATCTGGCGGGAAAGCACGAGCGTGCCGTCCAAGTGCGAGAACGTGGTGGCCGGGGCCGGGTCGGTCAAGTCGTCGGCAGGGACGTAAACGGCCTGCACCGACGTGATCGAACCGTTGTTGGTCGAGGTGATGCGTTCCTGCAAGGCGCCAAGGTCAGTACCCAGGGTGGGCTGGTAACCCACGGCCGAGGGCATGCGGCCAAGCAGAGCGGACACTTCGGAACCAGCCTGCGTGAAACGGAAGATGTTGTCGATGAAGAGCAGCACGTCCTGGTGTTCTTCATCACGGAAGTATTCCGCGCAGGCAAGGGCCGTAAGGGCCACGCGGGCACGGGCTCCCGGAGGTTCGTTCATCTGGCCGTACACAAGTGTGGCGCGTTCCAGAACGCCCGCTTCCTTGAGCTCGTGGTACAAGTCGTTGCCTTCACGGGTGCGTTCGCCCACGCCCGCGAAAACCGACGAGCCGCCGTGCTGCTTGGCGATGTTGTTGATCATCTCCATCAGAATAACGGTCTTGCCCACGCCGGCGCCGCCGAAGAGGCCCATCTTGCCGCCCTTGGGGAAGGGAACAAGCAGGTCAACGACCTTGATGCCGGTTTCAAGCAGTTCCACCTTGGTGTTCAGGTCTGTAAAGGCCGGAGCAGGACGGTGGATGGGATAGTATTTTTCAGCGTTAACCGGACCCAGTTCGTCAACGGGGCGACCGATGACGTTCAGGATACGGCCAACAGCGGCCTTGCCAACGGGAACCATGATGGGGTTCCCGGTGTCGACCGCGTCCATGCCGCGGACGAGACCTTCGGTGGCGTCCATGGCGATGGTACGAACGACGTTGTCGCCCAGGTGCTGCGCAACCTCACAGATGAGGCTGGGAGCATCGCTATTGTTCGGGTTGGTTATCTCCAGGGCGGTGAAGATACTCGGCAGGTTGCCGTCGCTGAACTCTACGTCCACCACGGCGCCGATAACCTGAACGACTTTACCGATGTTTTTGCTCATGTTTGGCTCCTTAACCCTTCAGCGCTTCAGCGCCGCCGACGATGTCGATGAGGTCGCTGGTGATGGAAGCCTGCCGCGTCTTGTTATAGAGCCGCGTCAGCATGTTGATCATCTCGTTGCAGTTACGGGTGGCGTTGTCCATGGCGGCCATGCGGGCGGCGTGCTCGCTGGCCGAGGTGTCCAACATGCCACGGTAAACCTGCACTTTGACATAGCGGGGCAAAAGCTCCGCCAACAACTTTTCTTCCTGCGGCTCGTACACGTATTCACAGTGGGGCGTACCAGCTGTGTCGGCAACTTCTTCGGCTTCAGGCGTTTGCAACGGCAGAAGGCGAAGGGTGCGCGGGGGCTGGCTGCCCATGGATACAAACTCGCCGTAAATCAGCCACACTTCGTCGAATGCGAAGGTTTCGTAGCCGTGTATGACTTCCTGAGCCACTGAGCTGGCCAGAGGGAAGTCAATGCTACCCATGCGGTCGCCATAGGCGGTGAAGATCGTGTGACCGGCAGAACGAATGGCGTCGCGGCCCTTACGTCCTACACAGGCAAAGCTGATCTCCATTCCTGCCCCGGCCTTTTCCTTCGCCAGCCGCAGAGCGGTGGCGATGATATTGCCGTTAAAGCTGCCGCACAGGCCACGGTCTGATGTAACCAGCACGATGGCGCAGTGCTTCTTTTCCTCATGCTCTGCCAGCAGGGGGTGGGCGTTGCCCTCCACCTTGCTCGACAGTTCGGCGAGCACGTCGCGGTATTTGGCCGCGTACGGCCTGAAGCGCTCGATGCGGGCCTGGGCGCCGCGCAGTTTCGCCGAGGCCACCATGTTCATGGCCTTGGTGATCTGCTTGGTCTTACCGACCCCCACGATCTTCATTTTTACGTCTTTGAGTGAAGGCATGCTTATCTCCCGTATGGAGGGGGCCCCTAGGCCTTCCAGCCCTGCTTGAAGGCGGTAATGGCCTCGGTGAGCGCTTTTTCCACAGCCTCGTCAATGACTTTCTTATCTTTAATTGCGTCAAACACATCCTTACGCGTATCTCGCATAAAGGTGAGCATGTCGTCTTCAAACTTGCGGATGCTGTCCACCGGCACGTCATCCATGAAGCCACGGGTAGCGGCAAAGATGGAAGCCACCTGCTCATGCGAGGGCATGGGCTTGTACTGGGGCTGCTTGAGCAGTTCCAC is from Desulfovibrio desulfuricans and encodes:
- a CDS encoding F0F1 ATP synthase subunit epsilon gives rise to the protein MGTLQLEVVTPDKTVVSGEVEMAVCPGIEGEFGVLPKHVSLLSALKIGGLRYRAGGKDEHVFISGGFADVNNDVLTVLAESAELADSIDTARAMAAKERAEKRITSHDEKVDITRAEAALQRALVRLQLAQLR
- the atpD gene encoding F0F1 ATP synthase subunit beta, with the protein product MSKNIGKVVQVIGAVVDVEFSDGNLPSIFTALEITNPNNSDAPSLICEVAQHLGDNVVRTIAMDATEGLVRGMDAVDTGNPIMVPVGKAAVGRILNVIGRPVDELGPVNAEKYYPIHRPAPAFTDLNTKVELLETGIKVVDLLVPFPKGGKMGLFGGAGVGKTVILMEMINNIAKQHGGSSVFAGVGERTREGNDLYHELKEAGVLERATLVYGQMNEPPGARARVALTALACAEYFRDEEHQDVLLFIDNIFRFTQAGSEVSALLGRMPSAVGYQPTLGTDLGALQERITSTNNGSITSVQAVYVPADDLTDPAPATTFSHLDGTLVLSRQIAELGIYPAVDPLDSTSRILDPNVVGEDHYLVARRVQMVLQKYKELQDIIAILGMDELSDEDKLTVSRARRIQRFLSQPFHVAETFTGTPGQYVKLEDTIKGFKGILDGEYDHMAEGDFYMLGGIEQAVAKYEQRKLQEEK
- a CDS encoding F0F1 ATP synthase subunit gamma, producing the protein MPSLKDVKMKIVGVGKTKQITKAMNMVASAKLRGAQARIERFRPYAAKYRDVLAELSSKVEGNAHPLLAEHEEKKHCAIVLVTSDRGLCGSFNGNIIATALRLAKEKAGAGMEISFACVGRKGRDAIRSAGHTIFTAYGDRMGSIDFPLASSVAQEVIHGYETFAFDEVWLIYGEFVSMGSQPPRTLRLLPLQTPEAEEVADTAGTPHCEYVYEPQEEKLLAELLPRYVKVQVYRGMLDTSASEHAARMAAMDNATRNCNEMINMLTRLYNKTRQASITSDLIDIVGGAEALKG
- the lepA gene encoding translation elongation factor 4 → MPKQENIRNFCIIAHIDHGKSTLADRILELTQVVSKREARQQYLDKMDLERERGITIKAQTVRIPYTAQNGQVYELNLIDTPGHVDFNYEVSRSLAACEGALLVVDATQGVEAQTLANVYLALDHDHEIVPVLNKIDLPSAEVDRVKAEIEESIGLDCAGALPVSAKTGMGVDAVLEAIVHRLPAPHGDEKAPLKALIFDSWYDSYQGVVILFRVMDGAIKLNEIVRLMSTGKEYEVLRLGVFSPEATDVDALHTGEVGFMCGSIKDLGDARVGDTITLADNPASSPVPGFTEVKPMVFCGLYPTESDEYENLKTALEKLQLNDAAFSFEPETSQALGFGFRCGFLGLLHMEIIQERLEREFEVSLIATAPSVVYKVDTNDGKSMDIDNPSHLPDPTKVRELYEPYVTMDIHVPNDYVGNVMKLCEEKRGTQKNLHYLATNRVVVTYELPFAEIVYDFFDRLKSATRGYASMDYHPLDYRASDLVRLDIMLNGETVDALAVIVHRDRAYTYGRGLALKLKRSIPRQLFQVAIQAAIGQKIIARETVSAFRKDVTAKCYGGDITRKRKLLEKQKEGKKRMKRMGNVELPQEAFLAALKVGDE